A genomic region of Thermodesulfobacteriota bacterium contains the following coding sequences:
- a CDS encoding DUF4911 domain-containing protein produces MMTAAETSRQYYRVAGRDISFFRFILEGYDGLAVLTTLDAQSGQVVLTVAPGCERDVAGIISGLKDEIMIEPVPAPGKDSDLTDDDALLLY; encoded by the coding sequence ATGATGACGGCCGCTGAAACCAGTCGGCAATACTATCGCGTGGCCGGACGAGACATCTCTTTTTTCCGTTTTATCCTGGAAGGGTATGACGGCCTGGCGGTCCTGACCACGCTGGACGCGCAGTCCGGTCAGGTGGTGCTGACGGTGGCCCCGGGGTGTGAGCGGGACGTGGCCGGGATCATCAGCGGACTGAAAGACGAAATCATGATTGAACCGGTGCCGGCACCGGGAAAAGACAGTGATTTAACGGATGACGATGCGCTCTTACTTTATTAA
- a CDS encoding histidinol phosphate phosphatase domain-containing protein has translation MIDLHTHTLFSDGVLIPSELARRAEHAGLAAIGMTDHGDSSNIDFIIPRIVAIADELNKVMSITIIPGIEITHVPPVLIPGVCARARDLGARIVIVHGETLVEPVAAGTNRAAIEAGVDVLAHPGLITEEEVIAAGKKNVLLEITTRAGHCLANGHVAALARKHGVGMVIDTDSHSPSDLKDRESARRIVLGAGLADTDFEQMQKNAAAFL, from the coding sequence ATGATCGATTTACACACGCATACATTGTTCAGCGACGGGGTTCTCATCCCTTCTGAGCTGGCCCGGCGGGCCGAACACGCGGGCCTGGCGGCCATCGGCATGACCGACCACGGCGATTCCTCCAATATCGATTTTATTATTCCCCGGATCGTGGCCATCGCCGATGAGTTGAACAAGGTGATGTCGATTACCATTATCCCCGGCATTGAGATTACCCATGTTCCGCCGGTGCTGATTCCGGGCGTCTGCGCCCGGGCGCGCGATCTGGGCGCCCGGATCGTCATCGTTCATGGCGAGACCCTGGTGGAGCCCGTGGCCGCGGGGACCAACCGGGCGGCCATCGAGGCGGGCGTGGACGTGCTGGCCCACCCGGGTCTGATCACGGAGGAGGAGGTGATCGCCGCCGGTAAAAAGAACGTCCTGCTGGAAATCACTACCCGGGCCGGGCACTGTCTGGCCAACGGTCATGTGGCCGCCCTGGCGCGGAAACACGGGGTGGGGATGGTCATCGATACCGATTCCCATTCTCCTTCTGATCTTAAAGACCGGGAAAGCGCCCGACGCATCGTCCTCGGGGCCGGGCTGGCCGATACGGATTTTGAGCAGATGCAGAAAAACGCGGCGGCGTTTCTGTAA
- a CDS encoding bifunctional nuclease family protein: MLHKVKILGLTVDEESNAPILVLRTIDTNETIPIWIGLLEAASIASALQKIDFERPMTHDLFKNFITRMGATLTKIEVCDLKESTFFATLYFAHDDKLFSMDARPSDAIALSIRFGAPIYVDEKVIDALTPRQGGKPIEMGDDSEEGKKWAEYLDKLSPDDFGKYKV, translated from the coding sequence ATGCTGCATAAGGTCAAGATTCTCGGGCTGACGGTTGACGAAGAATCCAACGCGCCGATTCTGGTTCTTCGAACCATCGACACCAACGAGACGATTCCCATCTGGATCGGCCTGCTGGAGGCGGCGTCCATCGCTTCGGCCCTGCAGAAGATCGATTTCGAGCGGCCCATGACCCACGACTTGTTCAAAAATTTCATCACCCGCATGGGCGCGACGCTGACGAAAATCGAAGTCTGCGATTTGAAAGAGAGCACCTTTTTCGCGACGCTTTATTTTGCCCATGACGACAAGCTGTTTTCCATGGATGCCCGGCCGAGTGACGCCATCGCGCTCTCCATCCGGTTCGGTGCGCCAATTTATGTGGACGAAAAGGTCATTGACGCGTTGACGCCGCGGCAGGGCGGTAAACCGATCGAAATGGGAGACGACAGCGAGGAAGGAAAGAAGTGGGCGGAGTATCTGGATAAGCTGTCACCGGATGATTTCGGAAAATACAAGGTATAA
- the mtaB gene encoding tRNA (N(6)-L-threonylcarbamoyladenosine(37)-C(2))-methylthiotransferase MtaB, which translates to MNTFSIVTLGCKVNQFESDALTGLLTAAGWRQVTGNAPADLCIVNTCTVTGRSAGQSRQLLRHFRRENPGAFIIATGCYATVAGGEVRDLECVDCVVSHDAKHKIPEIAARLRSLPEPIPTESVTGGSSADMFSCFAAAPFTGSRARPVLKIQDGCNAFCSYCIVPHARGRSVSMPPDDVLAAVRRFSSAGYPEVVLTGIHLGAYGLDLMPPHSLYRLLATITETGAIGRVRLSSLEPRELTNDILDLAARSGRICAHFHLPLQSGSDAVLKRMNRPYTAAFFKERVAAVKTIIPEAAIGVDVLCGFPGEGDSEFAETVALLNDLPVSYLHVFPFSSRPGTPAAGFPDPVPPAVISERCRVLRRMSADFRERFSRQQKGRTEIIRIEDQRDRVTGLLKGVTANYLTVLVEGDAAITNRDIPVTIGDCLGGLRVRGGID; encoded by the coding sequence ATGAATACCTTTTCTATCGTCACCCTGGGCTGTAAGGTCAATCAGTTTGAATCAGACGCGCTGACGGGTTTATTAACCGCCGCCGGCTGGCGTCAGGTCACCGGAAACGCTCCGGCCGATCTGTGTATCGTCAATACCTGCACTGTCACCGGTCGGAGCGCCGGCCAGTCCCGCCAGTTGTTGCGCCACTTTCGACGGGAGAACCCGGGAGCGTTCATTATTGCCACCGGATGTTATGCCACCGTGGCCGGTGGAGAGGTCCGCGATCTGGAATGCGTCGATTGCGTCGTCAGTCATGACGCCAAACATAAAATCCCGGAAATCGCGGCCCGCCTCCGGTCATTACCGGAACCGATACCGACGGAATCCGTTACCGGAGGAAGCAGCGCCGATATGTTCTCCTGCTTCGCCGCAGCGCCTTTCACCGGTTCCCGCGCCCGGCCGGTGTTGAAAATTCAAGACGGATGCAACGCCTTCTGTTCTTATTGCATCGTGCCTCATGCCAGGGGAAGAAGCGTCAGCATGCCCCCGGATGATGTTCTGGCCGCCGTCCGGCGGTTTTCTTCGGCCGGATATCCGGAGGTGGTGCTGACGGGAATTCATCTCGGCGCCTACGGCCTCGACCTGATGCCGCCGCACTCCCTTTATCGGCTGCTGGCGACGATAACAGAAACCGGGGCCATCGGCCGGGTCCGCCTCAGTTCCCTGGAGCCCCGGGAACTGACCAATGACATCCTCGACCTGGCGGCCCGGTCGGGCAGGATCTGCGCTCATTTTCACCTGCCGCTGCAGAGCGGATCGGATGCCGTTTTGAAGCGGATGAACCGGCCTTACACGGCCGCATTTTTTAAAGAGCGGGTGGCAGCCGTCAAGACGATCATACCGGAGGCGGCCATTGGCGTTGACGTGCTGTGCGGTTTCCCGGGAGAGGGCGACAGCGAGTTCGCCGAAACGGTGGCGCTTCTCAATGACCTGCCGGTCAGTTATCTGCATGTCTTTCCCTTTTCCTCCCGGCCGGGCACGCCGGCGGCCGGTTTTCCCGATCCGGTGCCCCCGGCGGTAATCAGCGAGCGATGCCGGGTCCTCCGCCGGATGAGCGCGGATTTCAGGGAAAGGTTCAGCCGGCAGCAGAAAGGCCGCACGGAAATTATCCGTATCGAGGACCAGCGGGACCGGGTGACCGGACTTCTGAAAGGCGTTACCGCCAATTATCTGACGGTGCTGGTGGAAGGGGACGCCGCCATTACCAACAGGGATATCCCCGTCACAATCGGGGATTGCCTGGGCGGATTGCGGGTCCGGGGGGGAATCGACTGA
- a CDS encoding putative 2-dehydropantoate 2-reductase — protein sequence MNFAVIGTGAVGGYYGGLLCRHGFDVHFLLHSDYDHVREHGLQIDSKDGDFLLERVNAYGRAEDMPRCDVVIVALKTTANEWLAAILPHVVKPGGVVVALQNGFEVEQTIHRIVPDAIVIGGLCFLCSNKIGPGHIHHLDFGAVRMGEFRPDGSAAGLTPTLERVAGAFRAAGVKVDVTDNLALARWQKLVWNMAFNGVTVVLGATTDQLMADSSSLALVRSIMEEVVAGARACGYPLEDKFIELMIGVTRNMVAYSPSMKLDFEARRPLEIEEIYRHPIAAARAAGVAMPRAETVARQLDFLDRRNRR from the coding sequence ATGAATTTCGCGGTTATCGGTACCGGCGCGGTCGGCGGCTATTACGGCGGGCTGCTGTGCCGTCACGGGTTTGACGTCCATTTTCTACTGCACAGCGATTATGATCATGTCCGTGAACACGGGCTGCAAATTGATTCCAAAGACGGTGACTTTCTGCTGGAAAGGGTCAACGCTTACGGCCGGGCCGAAGACATGCCCCGCTGCGACGTGGTCATCGTCGCCTTAAAAACCACCGCCAATGAATGGTTGGCCGCGATCCTGCCCCATGTGGTCAAACCAGGCGGTGTGGTGGTGGCCCTGCAGAACGGTTTTGAAGTAGAACAGACGATTCATCGGATCGTTCCTGACGCGATCGTCATTGGCGGTCTTTGTTTTCTGTGCAGCAATAAAATAGGGCCGGGCCACATCCATCATCTGGATTTCGGCGCCGTCCGCATGGGAGAATTCCGGCCCGACGGCTCGGCCGCCGGACTGACACCGACCCTGGAAAGAGTGGCCGGAGCCTTCCGGGCGGCCGGCGTCAAGGTGGACGTCACTGATAACCTGGCTCTGGCCAGGTGGCAGAAGCTGGTCTGGAACATGGCTTTTAACGGGGTTACGGTGGTGCTGGGAGCGACCACTGACCAGTTGATGGCGGATTCCTCCTCCCTGGCGCTGGTTCGCTCCATCATGGAGGAGGTCGTGGCCGGTGCCCGGGCCTGCGGTTATCCCCTGGAGGATAAATTCATCGAACTGATGATCGGGGTCACCCGGAACATGGTCGCCTACAGTCCCAGCATGAAATTGGACTTTGAGGCCCGGCGTCCCCTGGAAATCGAGGAGATTTACCGGCATCCCATTGCCGCGGCCCGCGCGGCCGGCGTGGCCATGCCAAGAGCGGAAACCGTCGCCCGGCAGCTGGATTTTCTGGACCGGCGGAACAGACGGTGA
- the mnmA gene encoding tRNA 2-thiouridine(34) synthase MnmA, translating to MIAVLVSGGIDSLMAARVLKHEGERVIGLHLRTGYNDLSDEEVRLISERAGMPVETIDCRDAFQSLVVDYFIAAYLEGETPNPCLRCNPTIKFGLGLDYALNRGADSIATGHYCMIRREGGHPRLARGLDQQKDQSYFLALVTEAQLSRLCFPVGGMTKAAVQSLAREMELAPVVARESQDVCFIGREETYADLIGRQVGLTRQPGLIEDIRGNVIGEHGGVHLFTVGQRRGINCPAAKPYYVASIDRRSNRIRVGFREDLMIPECRVRAINWIGRGPDADFTCTVKVRYQHRPAPARVTLLPDFHARLTFEEPQFGVAPGQGAVFYENDIVLGGGIITVG from the coding sequence ATGATCGCGGTTCTGGTCAGCGGCGGTATCGATTCCCTGATGGCCGCCCGGGTTCTGAAACACGAGGGCGAGCGGGTTATCGGCCTGCACCTGCGAACGGGGTATAATGACCTGTCCGATGAGGAGGTCCGCCTGATTTCCGAACGGGCCGGTATGCCGGTTGAAACCATCGACTGCCGGGATGCGTTTCAATCCCTGGTCGTTGATTATTTCATTGCCGCCTATCTTGAAGGCGAAACCCCCAACCCCTGCCTGCGCTGCAACCCGACGATCAAGTTCGGCCTGGGACTGGATTACGCCCTGAACCGGGGCGCTGATTCCATTGCCACCGGTCACTACTGTATGATCAGGCGTGAGGGAGGTCACCCGCGTCTGGCCCGGGGGCTTGATCAACAAAAGGATCAGAGCTATTTCCTGGCGTTGGTGACGGAAGCCCAGCTTTCCCGCCTCTGTTTTCCGGTGGGGGGGATGACCAAGGCGGCGGTTCAGTCTCTGGCCCGGGAGATGGAACTGGCGCCGGTTGTGGCCAGGGAAAGTCAGGACGTCTGTTTTATCGGGCGGGAGGAAACTTACGCGGATCTAATCGGCCGTCAGGTCGGACTGACCCGGCAGCCGGGTCTGATCGAGGATATCCGCGGCAACGTGATCGGCGAGCATGGCGGTGTGCACCTGTTTACCGTGGGCCAGCGCCGGGGCATCAACTGCCCGGCCGCAAAACCTTATTACGTGGCGTCCATTGACCGGCGGAGCAACCGTATCCGGGTCGGCTTCCGGGAAGACCTGATGATACCCGAATGCCGGGTAAGGGCAATTAATTGGATCGGACGCGGCCCTGACGCGGATTTCACCTGTACGGTCAAAGTCCGTTATCAGCACCGGCCGGCTCCGGCACGGGTGACGCTGCTGCCGGATTTTCATGCCCGACTAACCTTCGAGGAACCCCAGTTCGGCGTGGCGCCTGGGCAGGGCGCCGTTTTCTATGAAAATGATATCGTCCTGGGGGGCGGCATTATCACCGTCGGTTGA
- the miaB gene encoding tRNA (N6-isopentenyl adenosine(37)-C2)-methylthiotransferase MiaB: MNIYDSSRMSAMLTALNFREVDSFREADLIIVNTCTIRDKARQKAVSFLGRLASRKRKNPRVIVAVGGCVAQHEGRALIDLFPHIDIVFGTHAVTRLPEFLNLVEDGYGPVVDVGLTDAIDEVPGLIRAGGAVSDFVTIMRGCDNFCTYCVVPHVRGRETSRRPERIIEEIRQLAASGVREVVLLGQNVNSYGNKEGLCSFPRLLAMVNEVAGIERIRFTTSHPKDLSDELIRSYAGLEKLCHHFHLPVQSGSSRILERMNRRYTRERYLERVERLRETAADIAITTDIIVGFPGETPADFEETVSLIQAVEFDGIFAFMYSDRSLAPAAKFPDKIPSAEKNRRLNLLLDLQKGISESKNSALAGQILPVLVEGPSRRSGGSTGSGAGLERQWTGRTSTNKVVNFMLSGSLSPTPTVNAGDMVRVYIEAGFAHSLSGRIVSEENNSMNTGESFHAA; this comes from the coding sequence ATGAATATATATGATTCATCGCGAATGTCCGCCATGCTGACCGCCCTGAATTTTCGGGAGGTTGACTCTTTTCGCGAGGCCGATCTGATTATCGTCAATACCTGCACCATCAGGGACAAAGCCAGGCAGAAAGCCGTCAGCTTTCTGGGCCGTCTGGCATCACGAAAAAGGAAAAATCCCCGGGTTATCGTCGCGGTCGGCGGGTGCGTCGCCCAGCACGAGGGAAGGGCTCTGATCGACCTTTTCCCGCATATCGACATCGTCTTCGGGACCCATGCTGTGACCCGGCTGCCGGAATTCCTGAATCTGGTCGAGGACGGGTACGGCCCGGTCGTTGACGTCGGCCTGACGGATGCCATTGACGAGGTCCCCGGTCTGATCCGGGCGGGTGGAGCGGTTTCGGATTTTGTCACCATCATGCGGGGCTGTGACAATTTCTGCACCTATTGCGTCGTGCCTCATGTCAGGGGGAGGGAAACGAGCCGTCGGCCGGAACGGATCATCGAGGAAATCCGGCAACTGGCGGCTTCCGGCGTCCGGGAAGTCGTGCTGCTGGGGCAGAACGTAAACAGCTACGGTAACAAGGAAGGTCTTTGCTCTTTCCCGCGGCTGCTGGCCATGGTTAATGAGGTGGCGGGAATCGAACGGATCCGCTTTACCACTTCCCACCCCAAGGACCTGTCCGATGAGCTGATTCGTTCCTATGCCGGACTTGAGAAGCTGTGTCACCATTTTCATCTGCCGGTTCAGTCCGGTTCCAGTCGGATACTGGAACGGATGAACCGCCGCTACACCCGGGAACGGTATCTGGAGCGGGTCGAGCGGCTTCGGGAGACGGCAGCCGACATCGCCATCACAACCGATATCATCGTCGGTTTCCCGGGCGAGACACCGGCGGACTTTGAGGAAACGGTCAGTCTGATCCAGGCGGTCGAGTTTGACGGCATTTTCGCGTTCATGTATTCGGATCGATCCCTGGCGCCGGCCGCCAAATTCCCCGACAAGATTCCTTCGGCCGAAAAGAACCGGCGGTTGAACCTTCTGCTTGATCTTCAGAAAGGAATCAGCGAAAGTAAAAACAGCGCTCTGGCCGGGCAGATCCTGCCGGTTCTGGTGGAGGGGCCAAGCCGGCGGTCAGGTGGAAGCACCGGTTCAGGCGCCGGGTTGGAACGGCAGTGGACGGGCCGCACCTCCACCAACAAGGTTGTCAACTTTATGCTGTCCGGGAGCCTGTCGCCAACGCCCACAGTCAACGCCGGCGATATGGTCCGGGTGTATATTGAAGCCGGATTCGCCCACAGCCTTTCCGGACGGATTGTTTCCGAAGAAAATAATTCCATGAATACGGGGGAAAGTTTTCATGCTGCATAA